The following are encoded together in the Parabacteroides chongii genome:
- a CDS encoding AbrB/MazE/SpoVT family DNA-binding domain-containing protein — MERNIVQIGNSMGVILPARLLKRLNLSAKDPVIISQKNNSIVIKPVPRRNWEAAASQMHAAGDDNLIIPDVLEDEKLEGLEW; from the coding sequence ATGGAAAGAAATATAGTGCAAATAGGAAATAGTATGGGGGTTATATTACCTGCCCGTCTTTTGAAGCGGTTGAATCTATCGGCTAAAGATCCGGTAATCATCTCGCAGAAAAATAACAGTATTGTGATTAAGCCTGTACCGCGTAGGAATTGGGAAGCTGCAGCTTCACAGATGCATGCAGCCGGGGATGATAATTTGATTATACCTGATGTCCTGGAGGATGAAAAGCTGGAGGGGCTGGAATGGTAG
- a CDS encoding transglutaminase-like domain-containing protein: MHKTHLFSLLFILLIGAACNKQQHFISDDAFRAEVEKDFQAKQAALPDGDLFTVFNQQMTPEEREALTFLYAYMPIGDITDYDGKLYLDNIRSSFKAKEEMPWGDSIPEEIFRHFVLPIRVNNENLDESRMVFFDELKDRVKGLSLYDAVLEVNHWCHEKVIYTPSDARTSSPLASVKTAYGRCGEESTFTVAALRSVGIPARQVYTPRWAHTDDNHAWVEAWVNGKWYFLGACEPEPVLNLGWFNGPAYRGMLMHTKVFGKYHGPEEVMLETDGYTEINVIDNYAPTGKAVVTVVDADGKPVSGADVEFKIYNYAEFYTVANKKTDAEGKTFLTAGKGDMFVWATKDGKFGFDKVSFGKGDATIKLDKKPGDAIEAVALDVIPPVEGSIAVEVTPEQKEANAARLLEEDAIRNKYVATFYTEEKAEALAKELGIDPLKTSDYLIGSRGNWMEIEKFLRETPADKRPVAMALLDVISAKDLRDTPASVLADHLNNSEVVKGDFFNDYVLNPRVANEFLTPYRSYFQKNVDAELAKQAKEDPMALVDWVKKNITIKNELNSQRIPVMPMGVFKSRVADTGSRNIFFVAACRSLGIPARIEPVARKVQYMKDGNWMDVDFEAAVQTTAKQGKVVASYAPIKALQDPKYYSHFTIAKILPSAKLQTLNFERTGNVDMGVGDTWSSMLKTPLSMDEGNYMMVTGTRMANGSVLAEVSFFNVEPGKTTPTKLEMRENTDEVQVIGNFNSENKFKRADNGEETSVLATTGRGYYVVAILGSRQEPTNHAMRDIAAVKKDLEEWGRSMVLLFPDEKGYQNFDPKEFGDLPNTITYGIDADNHIQKEIASAMKLANASQLPIFIIADTFNRIVFVSQGYTIGLGEQLMKVIHKL; encoded by the coding sequence ATGCATAAAACACATTTATTCTCACTATTGTTCATCCTCCTGATAGGGGCAGCATGCAACAAACAGCAGCATTTTATCTCTGACGATGCATTCAGAGCCGAAGTAGAGAAAGATTTCCAGGCCAAACAGGCGGCTTTGCCTGACGGAGATCTGTTCACAGTTTTCAATCAGCAAATGACGCCGGAAGAAAGAGAGGCACTTACATTCCTGTATGCCTATATGCCGATCGGCGACATTACCGATTATGATGGAAAACTTTATCTGGATAATATCCGTAGTTCTTTCAAGGCAAAAGAAGAAATGCCCTGGGGCGACAGTATTCCTGAGGAGATCTTTCGCCATTTCGTTCTGCCTATCCGCGTGAACAACGAGAACCTGGATGAAAGTCGTATGGTCTTTTTCGACGAACTGAAAGATCGTGTGAAAGGCTTGTCATTATACGATGCCGTGCTGGAAGTGAACCACTGGTGTCATGAAAAAGTAATTTATACGCCGTCCGATGCCCGCACAAGTTCTCCGCTGGCTTCTGTAAAGACTGCTTACGGACGTTGCGGTGAGGAATCTACCTTTACGGTAGCAGCACTTCGCTCGGTAGGTATCCCTGCCCGTCAGGTATATACGCCGCGTTGGGCACATACCGACGACAACCATGCCTGGGTAGAAGCCTGGGTAAACGGCAAATGGTACTTCCTGGGTGCTTGCGAACCGGAACCGGTTCTGAACCTGGGATGGTTTAACGGTCCCGCTTACCGTGGTATGCTGATGCATACGAAGGTATTCGGTAAATATCATGGTCCGGAAGAAGTCATGCTCGAAACAGACGGTTATACGGAGATCAATGTGATCGACAACTATGCACCGACAGGAAAAGCAGTTGTCACTGTAGTCGATGCGGACGGTAAGCCGGTTTCCGGAGCAGACGTGGAATTTAAGATTTATAACTATGCCGAGTTCTATACCGTAGCCAACAAGAAAACGGATGCGGAAGGAAAGACATTCCTGACAGCCGGTAAAGGCGACATGTTCGTTTGGGCAACCAAAGACGGCAAGTTCGGTTTCGATAAGGTCTCTTTCGGTAAAGGCGACGCTACCATCAAGCTGGATAAGAAACCGGGTGATGCTATCGAAGCTGTAGCCCTCGACGTTATTCCGCCGGTAGAAGGTTCTATTGCCGTGGAAGTAACTCCCGAACAGAAGGAAGCAAACGCAGCCCGCCTGTTGGAAGAAGATGCGATCCGTAACAAATACGTCGCTACTTTCTATACGGAAGAAAAAGCGGAAGCACTGGCAAAAGAATTGGGTATCGACCCGTTGAAAACATCCGACTATCTGATCGGCAGCCGTGGTAACTGGATGGAGATCGAAAAGTTCCTGCGTGAGACTCCGGCTGACAAACGTCCGGTAGCAATGGCTTTACTGGATGTGATCTCTGCTAAAGACCTTCGTGACACGCCTGCATCTGTGTTGGCTGATCACTTGAACAACTCGGAAGTGGTTAAAGGCGACTTCTTCAATGATTATGTCCTGAATCCGCGTGTAGCGAACGAGTTCCTCACTCCGTACCGCAGTTATTTCCAAAAGAACGTGGATGCCGAACTGGCAAAACAAGCAAAAGAAGACCCGATGGCTTTGGTAGACTGGGTAAAGAAGAATATCACAATCAAGAATGAACTCAACTCACAGCGTATCCCGGTTATGCCGATGGGCGTATTCAAATCGCGCGTAGCCGATACCGGATCACGTAATATTTTCTTTGTGGCTGCCTGCCGTAGCCTGGGTATCCCGGCACGTATCGAGCCGGTAGCCCGCAAGGTACAATATATGAAAGACGGCAACTGGATGGACGTGGACTTTGAAGCTGCTGTTCAGACAACCGCTAAACAGGGTAAGGTCGTTGCTTCCTATGCTCCGATCAAGGCTTTGCAGGACCCGAAATATTACAGTCATTTCACGATCGCCAAGATATTGCCGAGTGCTAAGTTGCAGACACTGAACTTTGAACGTACCGGTAATGTGGATATGGGTGTAGGCGATACCTGGAGCAGTATGTTGAAGACTCCGCTGAGCATGGACGAAGGTAACTATATGATGGTAACCGGAACCCGTATGGCTAACGGCAGTGTATTGGCAGAAGTTTCTTTCTTCAATGTAGAGCCGGGCAAGACAACCCCGACAAAACTGGAAATGCGTGAAAACACGGACGAAGTTCAGGTGATTGGTAACTTCAACTCTGAAAACAAGTTCAAACGTGCCGACAACGGCGAAGAAACCAGCGTACTGGCAACAACGGGCCGCGGTTATTATGTGGTAGCTATCCTGGGTTCTCGCCAGGAACCGACTAACCACGCTATGCGCGACATCGCTGCCGTGAAGAAGGACCTGGAAGAATGGGGCCGTAGCATGGTGCTTCTGTTCCCGGATGAAAAGGGTTATCAGAATTTCGATCCGAAAGAGTTCGGCGACCTGCCTAACACAATCACTTACGGTATCGATGCCGACAACCATATCCAGAAAGAGATCGCATCAGCCATGAAACTGGCAAATGCCAGCCAGCTCCCGATCTTCATCATCGCCGATACCTTCAACCGTATCGTATTCGTATCCCAGGGATACACGATCGGTTTGGGTGAACAGTTGATGAAAGTGATACATAAGTTGTAA
- a CDS encoding potassium/proton antiporter: MFHNLELLHNAEGILLIASVILFFSIFAGKAGYRFGLPALLLFLGVGMLFGSDGLGIQFSNPNIAQFIGMLALSIILFSGGMDTKISEVKPIASQGVILATVGVLATTFITGGFIYYLSKLVTGYETLTLPESLLMAAVMSSTDSASVFSILRSKGVYLKERLRPTLELESGSNDPMAYMLTLLLIAYIQTAGMNLGDAILSLVIQLSVGALAGYLFGKLAVLIINKIDIDNESLYPILLLATAFFTFAATSLCKGNGYLAVYIAGLVVGNAKIVHKKSIGTFFDGFAWLWQIVMFLTLGLLVNPHELLPVAPIGLTVGIFMIIFARPISVFLCLLPYKNFSFKGKLYISWVGLRGAVPIIFATYPLIAGVEHAGLIFNVVFFITILSLLIQGTTVTQAAKWLDMIDEPERKDVFGIELPEGIKSAMSEIDVTPEVLTHGNKLMELTLPDHTLAVMVMRDGRYFIPKGNTVLMENDKLLMISDNDEALLQAYEALGITDYTLKKN, from the coding sequence ATGTTCCATAATTTAGAACTCTTACACAATGCGGAGGGAATCTTGTTGATTGCTTCCGTCATTCTTTTTTTCAGTATTTTTGCCGGTAAGGCAGGTTATCGTTTCGGACTCCCCGCGCTGTTGCTTTTCCTGGGAGTCGGTATGTTATTCGGTAGTGACGGACTGGGAATCCAGTTCAGTAATCCGAATATTGCGCAGTTCATCGGTATGCTGGCGTTGAGTATCATCCTGTTCTCAGGCGGTATGGACACGAAGATATCCGAGGTAAAACCCATTGCGTCGCAAGGGGTCATTTTGGCGACAGTCGGTGTACTGGCGACTACGTTCATTACGGGTGGATTCATTTATTATCTGTCCAAGCTCGTGACCGGTTATGAAACACTCACGCTCCCCGAATCCCTGCTGATGGCAGCCGTTATGTCGTCAACCGATTCGGCTTCTGTATTTTCCATCCTTCGAAGTAAAGGCGTGTATCTGAAAGAACGGCTCCGACCGACCCTGGAGCTGGAAAGTGGTAGTAACGACCCGATGGCGTATATGCTTACCTTGCTGCTGATCGCTTATATCCAAACTGCCGGGATGAATCTTGGCGATGCAATCTTGTCGCTGGTGATCCAGTTATCGGTAGGTGCCCTGGCCGGTTACCTGTTCGGGAAACTGGCGGTACTCATTATCAATAAGATCGATATCGATAATGAGTCGCTGTATCCGATCTTGCTACTGGCTACTGCATTCTTTACCTTCGCTGCGACCTCGCTCTGCAAAGGGAACGGCTACCTGGCCGTATATATCGCCGGATTGGTAGTCGGGAATGCCAAGATCGTCCACAAGAAGAGTATCGGTACTTTCTTCGACGGTTTTGCCTGGTTGTGGCAGATCGTGATGTTCCTTACGTTGGGACTACTTGTCAATCCGCACGAACTGTTGCCGGTAGCTCCCATCGGTCTGACGGTCGGTATCTTTATGATCATTTTCGCCCGTCCGATCAGTGTTTTTCTCTGCCTGCTCCCCTATAAGAACTTCTCTTTCAAAGGGAAACTGTATATTTCGTGGGTAGGGCTTCGCGGAGCCGTACCAATTATCTTTGCCACTTATCCGCTGATTGCGGGGGTCGAGCATGCCGGACTGATATTCAATGTGGTATTCTTTATCACAATCCTGTCTCTGCTGATACAGGGTACGACGGTGACGCAGGCTGCCAAATGGCTGGATATGATCGATGAACCGGAACGGAAGGATGTATTCGGTATCGAATTGCCGGAAGGTATTAAGAGCGCGATGAGCGAGATCGATGTTACTCCCGAAGTGCTTACACATGGGAACAAGCTGATGGAGCTTACGCTGCCCGACCATACGCTGGCGGTAATGGTCATGCGTGACGGACGTTATTTCATTCCTAAAGGAAATACGGTCCTGATGGAAAATGATAAGTTACTGATGATTTCCGATAATGACGAGGCACTGCTTCAGGCTTATGAAGCGCTGGGGATTACGGATTATACGCTGAAGAAGAATTAA
- a CDS encoding glycoside hydrolase family 3 C-terminal domain-containing protein, producing MKKLITMIVLSFCMTVAVSVAQPVNKEDQQMEKRIETLIRRMTLEEKVSLLHGNSKFYVSEIKRLGIPEWSLSDGPHGVRAEINRHDWGYANWTTDSSTYFPTGTAFAAAWNPELAYYRGEVLGEEARWRKKDVLLGPGVNIIRSPLCGRNFEYMSEDPYLNSVLAVRYIQGLQSRDVACSVKHFALNNQETNRTTVEVECSERALREIYLPAFKAAVQEGGALTVMAAYNKYKGDWCAENKYLARDILRDEWGFKGVYVTDWGAAHSTVKSAIAGLDLEMGTNIENYDDWYFANPLIEAVKKGEIPESLVDEKVGNVLRVMIKTKVLDPKKRFNQSSINTPEHQQAAYQAAAEAIVLLKNKENLLPLDISSVKSIAVIGDNATRRHSDGGLSSEIKSLYEVTPLEAIRMKLGDRVKVNFAQGYEKLSTFIEGSNNGQNAGSFTDGNQVNEKLLKEAVDAARNSDVAIVVGGLNHDYDTESADRQYMELPYGQVQLIQEVIKANPRTIVVIVAGSPVNMVALDICAPAILWGWYNGMEGGNALVDAITGKVNPSGKMPFTTPVTLEQSPDMALGNFPGRDLKVKYEEDILVGYRWYDTKRLPVVYPFGYGLSYTDFSFGNLATDKKTYGQGETIKATFTLTNTGKRDGAEVAQLYVSDPECSVMRPVKELKGFRKVFLKAGESKQVEIDIPVSSLAFYSEAQKQFVVEPGTFILYLATSAENIKSDMSIEIQ from the coding sequence ATGAAGAAATTAATAACTATGATTGTGCTTTCCTTTTGTATGACCGTTGCGGTATCGGTAGCACAGCCCGTAAATAAAGAGGATCAGCAAATGGAAAAACGTATTGAGACACTGATCCGTCGGATGACACTGGAAGAAAAAGTAAGTTTGTTGCATGGAAATTCCAAGTTTTATGTGTCGGAAATCAAACGTTTGGGTATTCCGGAATGGAGCTTGAGCGACGGTCCTCACGGGGTTCGTGCGGAGATCAACCGGCATGACTGGGGATATGCCAACTGGACTACCGATTCATCGACCTATTTTCCGACAGGTACGGCTTTCGCTGCAGCCTGGAATCCGGAGCTTGCCTATTACCGTGGGGAAGTACTGGGTGAAGAAGCCCGCTGGCGTAAAAAAGACGTGTTGCTGGGCCCCGGTGTGAATATTATCCGTAGCCCGTTGTGCGGACGTAACTTCGAATATATGAGTGAGGACCCTTATCTGAACTCTGTATTGGCCGTCCGGTATATTCAGGGATTGCAAAGCCGTGATGTCGCATGCAGCGTGAAGCATTTTGCTCTGAACAACCAGGAAACGAACCGTACCACCGTCGAGGTGGAATGTAGCGAACGTGCCCTCCGCGAAATCTATCTGCCCGCATTCAAAGCCGCTGTACAGGAAGGCGGTGCCCTGACCGTGATGGCTGCCTATAACAAATACAAAGGCGATTGGTGTGCAGAAAACAAATACCTGGCACGCGATATCCTTCGTGACGAATGGGGTTTTAAAGGCGTATATGTGACCGACTGGGGGGCAGCCCATAGTACGGTAAAATCTGCTATTGCCGGTCTGGATCTGGAAATGGGGACCAATATAGAAAATTATGATGACTGGTATTTTGCCAACCCTCTGATAGAGGCGGTAAAAAAGGGTGAAATCCCCGAAAGCCTGGTAGACGAAAAAGTGGGTAACGTACTCCGCGTCATGATCAAAACGAAAGTACTAGATCCCAAGAAACGCTTTAACCAGAGTTCTATCAATACGCCGGAGCATCAGCAGGCAGCTTATCAGGCAGCAGCCGAAGCGATTGTGTTATTGAAAAATAAGGAAAACCTGTTGCCGTTGGATATCTCGTCGGTGAAAAGCATTGCAGTGATCGGCGACAATGCCACCCGCCGGCATTCGGATGGTGGACTGAGTTCCGAGATCAAGTCTTTGTATGAAGTCACTCCGCTGGAAGCAATCCGTATGAAACTGGGTGACCGTGTGAAAGTCAATTTTGCACAGGGATATGAAAAACTATCCACTTTTATCGAAGGAAGTAATAACGGGCAGAATGCTGGCAGTTTTACCGATGGAAATCAGGTAAACGAGAAGTTATTGAAGGAAGCAGTCGACGCAGCCCGCAACAGCGATGTGGCGATCGTTGTCGGAGGGTTAAATCATGATTATGATACGGAATCGGCAGATCGTCAATATATGGAATTGCCTTACGGTCAGGTGCAATTGATCCAGGAAGTGATCAAAGCCAATCCCAGAACGATCGTGGTGATCGTTGCCGGTTCGCCGGTGAATATGGTTGCTTTGGATATCTGTGCCCCGGCAATCCTTTGGGGATGGTATAACGGAATGGAAGGTGGAAATGCCTTGGTGGATGCCATTACCGGGAAGGTGAATCCCAGTGGCAAAATGCCTTTTACCACCCCTGTTACACTGGAACAATCTCCGGATATGGCTTTAGGTAATTTCCCCGGAAGAGATCTGAAAGTAAAATATGAAGAAGATATCCTGGTAGGTTATCGCTGGTATGACACGAAACGGTTACCGGTGGTCTATCCGTTCGGCTATGGTCTGTCTTATACTGACTTCTCTTTTGGAAATCTGGCTACCGACAAGAAAACGTATGGCCAGGGGGAAACGATCAAAGCCACTTTCACATTGACGAATACCGGAAAAAGAGATGGTGCCGAAGTTGCCCAACTCTACGTAAGCGATCCGGAATGTTCAGTCATGCGTCCGGTAAAAGAACTGAAAGGTTTCAGGAAAGTTTTTTTGAAAGCAGGTGAAAGTAAACAGGTAGAAATAGATATCCCAGTAAGTTCTTTGGCTTTTTACAGCGAAGCACAGAAGCAATTCGTTGTAGAACCGGGTACTTTTATCTTGTATCTGGCTACTTCCGCAGAAAATATAAAGTCTGATATGTCTATCGAAATTCAGTAG